One Streptosporangium sp. NBC_01495 DNA window includes the following coding sequences:
- a CDS encoding chemotaxis protein CheB — MAGSSGCDVVVVAASAGGVEALSVLPARMPGDLATSVPVVPHLPPRGESSLARNPRPCRAAGGRHRKRTMRMPQSRIDGTEEALALT, encoded by the coding sequence GTGGCAGGTTCCAGCGGGTGTGATGTGGTGGTCGTCGCGGCTTCGGCCGGTGGTGTGGAGGCCCTGAGCGTTCTCCCCGCGAGGATGCCCGGCGATCTCGCCACCTCCGTTCCGGTGGTGCCGCACCTGCCCCCGCGCGGAGAAAGTAGTCTCGCCCGGAATCCTCGACCGTGCCGGGCCGCTGGAGGCCGCCACCGCAAAAGGACGATGCGAATGCCACAAAGCCGCATCGACGGCACCGAGGAAGCCCTTGCCCTCACGTAG
- a CDS encoding STAS domain-containing protein: protein MANMDMSVYVIHQYGDTALVAVMGELDAFNYRLLESELESLMLGGTRHILVDAGELLFCDVSGARALERIHEGLRAAGGELFVVPSPTVIRLFNVLWGAQGPEHPGLVDISSLDEFPEASPLPRRHVPVLRRIGGRRRAHRDVAPRTGILASETSSPPERTTSAESTRSTTALPDPRGVPGGTTPPAGREAAHPPAERAAHPVLERAAHLRREAAARLEMLRLQTQTTCATLAEIHDRMAALQAGLETHIAMRAAVRRACDEHFHRADRMRELATSFPAGSG, encoded by the coding sequence ATGGCCAATATGGACATGTCGGTGTATGTCATTCACCAATATGGTGACACGGCCCTGGTGGCCGTGATGGGCGAGCTGGACGCCTTCAACTACCGGCTGCTGGAGTCGGAGCTGGAGTCACTGATGCTCGGAGGCACACGACACATCCTCGTGGACGCCGGCGAGCTGCTTTTCTGCGACGTCAGCGGGGCCCGGGCGCTGGAGCGGATCCACGAGGGCCTCCGCGCGGCCGGAGGAGAGCTGTTCGTCGTCCCCTCCCCGACCGTGATCCGGCTGTTCAACGTGCTCTGGGGAGCACAGGGGCCCGAGCACCCCGGCCTGGTCGACATCTCCAGCCTGGACGAGTTCCCCGAGGCCTCGCCGCTCCCCCGGCGGCACGTCCCGGTCCTGCGCCGCATCGGCGGCAGGCGCCGCGCCCACCGGGACGTCGCCCCGCGCACCGGGATCCTCGCCTCGGAAACGTCCTCCCCGCCGGAGCGCACCACCTCCGCGGAAAGCACGCGAAGCACCACCGCCCTTCCGGATCCAAGGGGTGTTCCGGGGGGTACGACGCCCCCGGCCGGGCGGGAGGCGGCACACCCGCCCGCCGAACGCGCGGCGCACCCGGTGCTGGAGAGGGCAGCGCACCTGAGACGGGAGGCGGCGGCACGCCTGGAGATGCTCCGCCTCCAGACGCAGACGACCTGCGCGACGCTGGCCGAGATCCACGACCGGATGGCCGCCCTCCAGGCCGGGCTGGAAACCCACATCGCGATGCGGGCCGCGGTGAGGCGCGCCTGCGACGAGCACTTCCACCGGGCGGATCGGATGCGCGAGCTCGCCACCTCGTTCCCTGCCGGATCCGGCTGA
- a CDS encoding PepSY domain-containing protein, with amino-acid sequence MRRITRITVGTLATAALLTGGGGIALAAHQTDSAAITATAAGTGTTGATATGAAGTAAAPVTTSAYISSRKAVQIAKKRVPGARVSDVEREWEHGQRAWKVELHKGAWEYDVYVSAKTGKIIKLKRDYDD; translated from the coding sequence ATGAGACGAATTACCCGAATCACCGTCGGAACCCTCGCGACCGCCGCCCTCCTGACCGGTGGAGGCGGCATCGCCCTCGCCGCGCACCAGACGGACAGCGCGGCGATCACCGCCACCGCGGCCGGCACCGGCACGACCGGCGCGACCGCGACCGGCGCCGCGGGCACGGCCGCCGCACCGGTCACCACCTCGGCGTACATCTCCTCCCGCAAGGCCGTGCAGATCGCCAAGAAGCGTGTTCCCGGCGCACGTGTGAGCGATGTCGAGCGCGAGTGGGAGCACGGACAGCGAGCCTGGAAGGTCGAGCTGCACAAGGGCGCCTGGGAGTACGACGTCTACGTGTCGGCGAAGACCGGGAAGATCATCAAGTTGAAGCGCGACTACGACGACTGA
- a CDS encoding HNH endonuclease family protein, with protein MRAALVRGVVVATIAFTVAGCGPVPGGGADEGTRSSGGGQSASEALKDLGKLEVKGRAPMTGYDRDEFGSAWSDVDKNGCDTRNDILIRDLKEEVFKKGGDGCVVQSGILEDPYSGKTIKFERGTRTSMAVQIDHVVALADAWQKGAQRWSESERKELANDPLNLLAVDGPLNSQKGAGDAATWLPPRRAYRCPYVERQIRVKVKYGLWVTAGEKNAMETVLKAC; from the coding sequence GTGCGGGCTGCGCTGGTACGAGGTGTGGTCGTCGCGACGATCGCGTTCACGGTGGCGGGTTGCGGCCCGGTGCCCGGCGGAGGAGCGGACGAGGGGACGCGGTCCTCCGGGGGCGGGCAGTCCGCGTCCGAGGCGCTCAAGGACCTGGGGAAACTCGAGGTCAAGGGGCGCGCCCCGATGACGGGGTACGATCGCGACGAGTTCGGTTCGGCGTGGTCGGACGTCGACAAGAACGGTTGTGACACCCGCAACGACATTCTCATTCGCGATCTGAAGGAAGAGGTCTTCAAGAAGGGCGGGGACGGCTGCGTCGTGCAGTCCGGAATTCTCGAGGACCCGTACAGCGGCAAGACCATCAAGTTCGAGCGTGGGACGCGGACCAGCATGGCGGTGCAGATCGACCACGTGGTCGCGCTCGCCGACGCCTGGCAGAAGGGCGCCCAGCGGTGGTCCGAGTCCGAGCGGAAGGAGCTCGCCAACGACCCGCTGAACCTGCTGGCCGTGGACGGGCCGCTGAACAGCCAGAAGGGCGCCGGAGACGCGGCGACCTGGCTGCCGCCGCGCCGCGCCTACCGGTGCCCTTACGTCGAACGTCAGATCAGGGTGAAGGTCAAGTATGGCCTGTGGGTGACGGCCGGAGAGAAGAACGCCATGGAGACCGTTCTCAAAGCCTGCTGA
- a CDS encoding peptidase inhibitor family I36 protein, with protein MRRISSRHPHLARTVTGLTTAAATLILASGAGSAAAASAPAAERRAPALPPRVVQLDDSAECPFNSLCLYRDYDFSGPGYSIPAGYPTDLNDVPMPGGVGGSSTAANNVSSWINNTGYYVQLVDYAGAERSLPPYHSLEESFETNDSVDAIYWLS; from the coding sequence GTGAGACGGATCTCATCGCGTCATCCCCACCTCGCACGGACCGTTACGGGACTGACCACCGCCGCGGCCACCCTGATCCTGGCCTCCGGGGCTGGTTCCGCCGCGGCGGCCTCCGCCCCGGCCGCCGAGCGCCGGGCCCCCGCCCTGCCGCCGCGGGTGGTCCAGCTCGACGACAGCGCCGAGTGCCCTTTCAACAGCCTCTGCCTCTACCGTGACTACGACTTCAGCGGGCCGGGGTACAGCATCCCCGCGGGCTACCCGACCGATCTGAACGACGTGCCGATGCCGGGCGGCGTGGGCGGCTCCTCCACCGCCGCGAACAACGTCTCGTCGTGGATCAACAACACCGGCTACTACGTCCAGCTCGTCGACTACGCGGGCGCGGAGCGCAGCCTGCCTCCCTACCACTCGCTGGAAGAGTCGTTCGAGACCAACGACAGCGTCGACGCCATCTACTGGCTCTCCTGA
- a CDS encoding SDR family NAD(P)-dependent oxidoreductase, with translation MLERFRLDGKVAIVTGASSGLGVAFARGLAEAGADIAIGARRKDRLEETRALVEETGRRCVALVTDVTKPEDCRALAETAVAELGAVDILINNAGVGSAVPALKETPEQFRQVVDINLHGTYWMAQACARVMRPGSSIVNVGSILGETTAGLPQAAYSASKAGVVGLTRDLAQQWTGRRGIRVNCVEPGFFASEMTDQYAEGYLAWHLEHRVLMGRPGDPAELVAAAVFLASDAASYVTGAVIPVDGGILIT, from the coding sequence ATGCTCGAACGATTCCGGCTGGACGGCAAGGTCGCGATCGTCACCGGCGCGTCCTCGGGGCTGGGGGTCGCGTTCGCGAGAGGGCTGGCCGAGGCGGGCGCGGACATCGCGATCGGTGCCCGCAGGAAGGACCGCCTTGAGGAGACCCGCGCCCTGGTCGAGGAGACCGGCAGGCGGTGCGTGGCCCTCGTCACCGACGTGACCAAGCCCGAGGACTGCCGGGCACTGGCCGAGACGGCGGTGGCCGAACTGGGCGCGGTGGACATTCTGATCAACAACGCGGGGGTGGGCTCGGCGGTCCCGGCGCTGAAGGAGACGCCCGAGCAGTTCCGGCAGGTCGTGGACATCAACCTGCACGGCACCTACTGGATGGCGCAGGCCTGCGCCAGGGTCATGAGGCCCGGCTCCTCGATCGTCAACGTCGGGAGCATCCTGGGCGAGACGACCGCCGGGCTGCCGCAGGCCGCCTACAGCGCCTCCAAGGCGGGGGTCGTCGGCCTCACCCGCGATCTCGCCCAGCAGTGGACGGGACGGCGCGGCATCCGGGTCAACTGCGTCGAGCCGGGCTTCTTCGCCTCGGAGATGACCGACCAGTACGCCGAGGGCTATCTGGCCTGGCATCTTGAGCACCGGGTGCTGATGGGTCGTCCCGGCGACCCGGCCGAGCTCGTCGCCGCCGCGGTCTTCCTCGCCTCGGACGCCGCCTCGTACGTCACCGGGGCCGTGATCCCGGTCGACGGCGGGATCCTGATCACCTGA
- a CDS encoding tetratricopeptide repeat protein — MDVDIWAWVGDTQRQLHEAGNTGLAMAIGDVPAQALEGRYAQLDVLAPAIAQQAENLRLPWLEFYARYWHLIGRVGDRAQGTVAIADAETLVEFTRREDVRDCPSVPGAVVALAISQANADGPGYAAERLAGLSALDVEPGSLAFAAVAEHYVAALVDAGRVDEAVSHAETAVAALGGAGREASWELGAASARALLAAGRAEDALTALDAATGFKPDDPVAKEHREGVLRSLVLATLGRVQESVDALPDLDVVGDHPRVWVEWSHAIRALAGAAQITNTWQLGRVLKQWIDYFAMMGGYRARVELALVAGHLAVARQGIWQARLLADLAESAAGELRSPGDVAKRIAELRTATDEATELPAPGPTDELVGYFDAADGFNADPERWVGWLTPLSGRDVEATRRHTTTLGFLGYPARGADIYWTMLVESGDIENADPQDASYLSGLLIEARQDERLEQVAERLPAAQRHLALGRLYTARERWEQAAAEGEAAAAADGGIEAARLWSAAVQQLGDNAKGAGILRDLLDSAEIEQQDVWRMVVMATAAEDWETVRLGAAKIGMPLQSSEGPIEEEMGLVRIILPAPDGSQRQVLSVRTGPATARLAIPQPPGMEYNAGDLVVFEPQLLEPIPESAEEQESFVPPFAAVSMLRPGGYTSWFFDGAAPSQTDWTEFNDVMVERGWPMWVYSDDNYTVTHPTSGEPLPGVFGWIAVPPDVSPVELDALLDDATERWVHPLAWLDLAKAVDVEVERHERITKEYGL, encoded by the coding sequence ATGGACGTGGACATCTGGGCCTGGGTGGGCGACACCCAGCGGCAACTGCATGAAGCAGGTAACACCGGTCTGGCTATGGCGATCGGAGATGTGCCCGCGCAGGCGCTGGAAGGCCGGTACGCGCAGCTCGACGTGCTCGCGCCCGCCATCGCGCAGCAGGCGGAGAACCTGCGGCTGCCCTGGCTGGAGTTCTACGCCCGCTACTGGCACCTGATCGGCCGCGTCGGCGACCGCGCGCAGGGGACGGTCGCGATCGCCGACGCCGAGACACTGGTGGAGTTCACCAGGCGGGAGGACGTCCGCGATTGCCCGTCCGTGCCCGGTGCCGTCGTGGCGCTGGCCATCTCGCAGGCGAACGCAGACGGTCCCGGCTATGCCGCCGAGCGGCTGGCCGGGCTCTCGGCCCTGGACGTCGAGCCCGGCTCGCTGGCCTTCGCCGCCGTCGCCGAGCACTACGTCGCGGCGCTGGTCGACGCGGGTCGTGTCGACGAGGCGGTCTCCCACGCCGAGACCGCGGTGGCGGCGCTGGGCGGCGCGGGCCGCGAGGCGAGCTGGGAGCTGGGGGCCGCCTCGGCCCGCGCGCTGCTCGCCGCCGGACGCGCCGAGGACGCGCTCACCGCGCTCGACGCCGCGACCGGTTTCAAACCCGACGACCCGGTGGCCAAGGAGCACCGCGAGGGAGTGCTCCGCTCGCTCGTGCTCGCCACCCTCGGCCGGGTGCAGGAGTCCGTCGACGCCCTGCCCGACCTCGACGTGGTCGGCGACCACCCCCGTGTCTGGGTCGAGTGGTCGCACGCCATCCGCGCGCTCGCCGGAGCGGCGCAGATCACCAACACCTGGCAGCTGGGCCGGGTGCTCAAGCAGTGGATCGACTACTTCGCCATGATGGGCGGCTACCGCGCCCGGGTCGAGCTGGCGCTCGTCGCCGGGCACCTGGCGGTCGCCCGCCAGGGGATCTGGCAGGCGCGTCTCCTGGCCGACCTGGCGGAGTCGGCGGCCGGGGAGCTCAGGAGCCCCGGTGACGTCGCCAAGCGGATCGCCGAGCTGCGCACCGCGACGGACGAGGCCACCGAGCTTCCGGCTCCGGGCCCCACGGACGAGCTGGTCGGCTACTTCGACGCCGCCGACGGCTTCAACGCCGACCCCGAGCGCTGGGTGGGCTGGCTGACCCCGCTGTCCGGCCGTGACGTGGAGGCGACCCGGCGCCACACCACCACGCTGGGCTTCCTCGGCTACCCGGCCAGGGGCGCCGACATCTACTGGACCATGCTGGTCGAGTCCGGCGACATCGAGAACGCCGACCCGCAGGACGCGTCGTACCTCAGCGGCCTGCTGATCGAGGCCCGCCAGGACGAGCGCCTGGAGCAGGTGGCCGAGCGGCTGCCCGCCGCGCAGCGCCACCTGGCCCTGGGCCGCCTGTACACCGCGCGGGAGCGCTGGGAGCAGGCGGCGGCCGAGGGCGAGGCGGCGGCCGCCGCGGACGGCGGCATCGAGGCGGCCCGCCTGTGGTCGGCCGCGGTGCAGCAGCTCGGCGACAACGCCAAGGGTGCGGGCATCCTGCGCGATCTCCTCGACTCCGCGGAGATCGAGCAGCAGGACGTCTGGCGAATGGTCGTCATGGCGACGGCCGCGGAAGACTGGGAGACCGTCCGCCTGGGCGCCGCCAAGATCGGGATGCCGCTGCAGTCGAGCGAGGGGCCGATCGAGGAGGAGATGGGCCTGGTGCGCATCATCCTTCCCGCCCCCGACGGCAGCCAGCGCCAGGTCCTGAGCGTGCGCACCGGCCCCGCGACAGCGCGCCTGGCCATCCCCCAGCCTCCCGGCATGGAGTACAACGCCGGTGACCTGGTCGTCTTCGAGCCGCAGCTGCTTGAGCCGATCCCGGAGAGCGCCGAGGAGCAGGAGAGCTTCGTGCCGCCCTTCGCCGCGGTCAGCATGCTCCGCCCGGGTGGCTACACCAGCTGGTTCTTCGACGGCGCCGCTCCCAGCCAGACCGACTGGACGGAGTTCAACGACGTCATGGTCGAGCGCGGCTGGCCGATGTGGGTCTACAGCGACGACAACTACACGGTGACCCACCCGACCTCGGGCGAGCCGCTGCCCGGCGTGTTCGGCTGGATCGCGGTCCCGCCGGACGTGAGCCCGGTCGAGCTCGACGCGCTTCTGGACGACGCCACCGAGCGCTGGGTGCACCCGCTGGCCTGGCTCGACCTGGCCAAGGCCGTCGACGTCGAGGTGGAGCGGCACGAGCGGATCACCAAGGAGTACGGCCTGTAG